The DNA window aaGATGGAAGTCAGAAggaaagctctgaagttctgatggtatcacgcttaaagcacttctaaagtctgaagacagaagttgcaatctgcaccaaagctgaagagtctgatattcaaatgtctattctacatattctgagtccagaagaaagtacaagtacaaaaggctataacttcaaatctctgactgacaaaaggaacgttagaagctataaaaggcaaagtcagtaaaagcagtgaaggtatggctcgaggtagttaacaaaagtgtgaaacattaaatgttgcagtgtactattcacgcaaagcattaaatgctcccaacggtcacttttcctcagcgcctataaatagaagttctgattcagaagcagcaacaACTCTCTTACGAAAAATACctaaacgctgtcaaactgaaatcaaagaaaagcaaagcagaacttcatcttcaacctcacaactttgtaatattttaatgAGTGTTacgaactagaacttaagagaaatatcacttggtgattacaactttctaagaagcaaattaaactcttgtaatatttattttacattgattctaaaaggatttcctagagtgattaagttgtgatctgtagactctagaagacttagagggtatctaagtggagaaccattgtaatcagtttgattagtggattaaatcctcagttgaggtaaatcaccttgttaggggtggactggagtagtttagttaacaatgaaccaggaaaAAAAAtacttgtgtcatttatttttatctaccactttttagaagttacacttattcaatccccccatttctaagtgtttttaactcCTTCAATCCCAGCCAACTATttcttttcttcctctttcttcTTTGTGACCGTAGCCCTACTGTTTCTCCACCGCCCATTTTCTTCGTTCGTGACCGTCGTTTCTCCACCGCCCCTTTTCTTCGTTCGTGACCGCTGTTTCGTCCGCCCCTTTTCTTCCTTTGTGACTGCGTCGTTCGTGACTGCGCTGTTTCTTCCTTTGTGACCGCGCCGTTCGTGTTTGTGCCGTTCATGACCGTTTCAGCCTCCCACTGTTTCTCCACCGCCTCTTTCTTCGTTCGTGACCGTCGTTTCGTTTGCCGCGCCGTTTCGTCCGCCTCACAAAAACTGCTTTATCACAGATTTACTTAGGGGTTGGTTACCTTATTGATtttgttataatttatttttaaattttaggtgaTGGGACTCAATAACATGTTTGCAGCATAttgattttattattgtttttctatgtttatattttgaaattttgatggAACTTTTTCTTTTACGTTATTTAACTGGTGAATGgcatgttttttttaatgttgtttgGTATAATAAAGTTCTGACGATGGTGAATagtcttttattttatataatctaATAAGGGTTGTGATTTATATGATGAACCAAAAGTTTGAGGATACTAACACATATTTTATTCAGTAATATCAACTCTTGCTTGCATTTCATATTCGGTGGTGGTGATGATATATTCCCACTTTTATATATTGTGTTAAGTTGCTCAATGCTATTGGCTGAATGTTTCTACCAATGTGATTTATAGGTTTCATCTTTATAAGGAGTACAAAGATACCCAGGAAGCTTTAGGGTTGCTTGGACATATGCTTGGCATCAAGGTGTGTTTTGCTCATTTGGGATATATTTAATTAGTAGGCATTCTGTTGATGATTAATTATGTGTATGTTTTGCTCATTTTGTATGTTCACGTTTCTTTTCTTTGGTTATTCTCAACCATATGTTTATTGTGATGACTGGTCAGTAAGGAAATTGAAGTATAATTAAGGGTttacaaatgaaaaaaagtttagaGTTAATGTCAATTGTAGGCGTCATAAAGATTTAATTTTGTATGCACTAATTTTAGAACATAggtatggatcgtagttggatgagagCTAATCGATTAAGTGCTGAGTATGAACATGGAGTGATGGAAGTTCTACAGTTTGCTGACAATAATGCTAAAAAGATCTTCCTCCTCCTAAAAGTAATGATGAAGATAGTTACCCTGCACTTTTTCTCTGTCCATGTGTTCGTTGTGCAAATCAAGAACCAAAGCTTAGTAAGAAAGAAATCATGGATCATCTAATTCGTGAAGGGATTTGTCAAAGTTATACACAATGGATATGGCACAGTGAAGTGGTAGCAAAGTCAAATGTGTCCTAAAGAGATAATGTTAGTGTAGAAATGGATGATCGTCTGGAAGACATGATGCGTGATATTGGACAAGATTCGTTTAAGAGGCCACATGCGTATGATAGTTTATGCAATGACAAGGATACACCTTTGTACCCGGGATGCACAAATTTTACACGTTTGTCAGCCatgttaaaattgtttaatctaAAGGCAATTTACGGGTGGactaacaaaagttttaccgaaTTGCTTGAATTGTTGACACAAATGCTTCCAGAAGGTAACGTACTACCAAGTCGTTATTACGAGGCAAAGAAAATATTGTGTCTGATGGGTTTGGAGTatgaaaagatacatgcatgccttaatgattgcatattatacatAAAAGAGTATGTAAATTATAACCATTGTCCAAAGTGCAAGGCATCACGCTACAAAAAGAGACATGGTCAATCTAGTGATGATGAGGAGATAAAAAGGGTCCTCCCGCGAAAGTGGTATGGTACCTATCAATAATTTCAAGGTTCAAGAGATTATTCGCTAATGCAGATGACGCAAAGAATCTTAGATGGAATGCAGAAGAAAGAAAATATGATGGACAAATCCGCCATATAGCTGATTCTTTGGAATGGAAGATAATAGATTCTTTGTTTCCAAATTTTGGCAAAGAGTAGAGAAACCTTAGACTTGGActttctactgatggaatgaattcGTTTGGTAATCTAAATACTAACCATACTTATTGGCCTGTTCTTCTGATGATTTACACCCTATCTCCTAGGTTCTGCATGAAGCGTAAATATATGATGTTATCCATGATGATTTCGGGCCCAAAACAACCAAGAAATgacatagatgtttatctaagTCCACTGATCGATGATTTAAAAGTGTTGTGGGAGGAAGGGGTGGATGTTTTCGATGCGCATTCTAGTGAACAGTTCAATATGCATGCCATGTTGTTTTGCACCATCAACGATTTTCCGGCATATGGAAATTTGTCAGGGTATAAAGTTAAAGGGCATAAAGCGTGTCTTATATGTGAAAAAGACACATGTTACCATCAGCTTGAAAAAGGAAAGAAGACTGTTTATCTCGGGCATCAAAAATTTATAAATCGTTATCATCCATATCGTAGATTGCGGAAAGCTTTCAATGGGGAACAAGAGCATGGTGTTGCTCCAAAGCCCTTAACTGGAGAGGAAGTTTATCAACGACAACAGGGCATTACTGCTGTCTTTAGAAAGTACCAAAAGCGGCCTattgtgaaaaatatttggaaaaagaggTCGGTTTTCTTCGATCTTCCATATTGGTATAGTCTTGAGGTAAGACATTGTATTGATCTGATGCACGTGGAGAAAATGTATGTGATAGTGTAATCGGAACACTTCTCAacattcaaggcaagacaaaggaTGCTATTAATGCTCGTATAGATTTGGGCGTGATGGGTATACGAGAAGAGCCAACTCCATAATATATAGGTACCAAATATTTGTTCAAATTAAGCTATCCTTACCTTTTCTGATATTAAAATAGCATGCTCATAACTTTAATTGTTGAAAttcttgatgataacattatgtagctAACAAGACGTATTTGCCTCCTGCCTGCTACACTTTGTcgagaaaagagaaaacaagtTTTTGTGAGTGTTTAGAAAGTATCAAAGTGCCGCATGGTTACTCATCAAATGTCAAGAGGCTTGTATCGGTTAAAGATCTAAAATTAgttggcttaaaatctcatgacAGTCATGTCTTAATGCAACAACTACTACCAGTGGCTATTCGTGGGATATTGCCTAACAATGCTAGGAAGACTATAACTAGGTTGTGCTTGTTTTTCAATTCAATTTGTTGCAAAGCCATTGATCCATTAAAGTTAGACGATTTGGAAAAGGAGGCTACAATTATCTTGTGCCAATTAGAGATGTTTTTTCCTCCttcattttttgacattatggttcacttgATTGTTCATCTAGTAAGGGAGATTAGATTATGTGTTCCAATTTTTTTACGGTGGATGTATCCAATAGAGCGATACATGAAGATCCTAAAAGGGTATACCAAAAACCCACACCGCCCGGAAGCATCGATTATTGAGAGGTACATTGCAGAAGAAGCAATTGAGTTTTGTTCTAACTATTTGTCGGAAGTGAATGTTGTAGGGGTTCCCAAGTCTCGTCATGATGGAAGACGTGAGGGTGTGGGTACACAAGGTTTAAAAATCAAGAGCTTAAGTATTGATGTGGTTGTTCAAGCgcatttgtatatattgaataacaTGGATGAAGTTCAACCTTACTTATCTGCTCACAAAAGCATCATAAAGAAAAAGTACCCCAAGATGAATGAAAGAGGGTTGTTAAAAGAGTATAATAAGAGTTTCTCTGAGTGGTTTAAAGAAAAAATTGCTAGTGATGATAGTGCTTCAAAAACAATTAAGTGGTTGTCCTATGAGCCTAAATGTAACATAATAACTTGGAGTGGATTTGATATTAATAAAACTTCCTTTTATACAAATTCGAAGGATGACCGTAGTACCACgcaaaatagtggggttatgaTTGTGGCCGAGTCCATGCACTTCTCTAGTGCTAAAGATAAAAACCCGGTTATGGCATCTACACCCTACTTTGGGGTGATTGAAGAGATTTgggaagttgattatgttgtgttTAAAGTTCTTGTATTTAAATGCAAATGGGTTAATATCAATAGTGGTGTAAGAAttgatgaatttggagttacactGGTTGATCTTAGCAAGTTAGCTTATGCGGACGAACCTTTCATCATGGCATctcaagcaaaacaagttttttatgtcaCAGATCCTTCTAATAAAAGGTGGTCAGTTGTTCTACAAGGAAAGGTGCATGATAGTGATGAAAATCTAGATACGAATCTTGATATTTCCGAAACTCCTCCTTTCTCAACAAATGTGCCTACCTTCATTGAAGAAAATGTAGAGGATTATGTGCTTGCTATTCGCATAGATCATGAAGAAGGGATATGGGAGAATTAGTAAGGTGTTTTTTATAAGTTAATTTGACATTTCTTTGatttataattgtttttattttgtgcttaattttatgtctaattgtttttatcttgtgCTTAGTTTTATgtctaattgtttttatcttgtgtttaattaatttgatgtctaattatttttattttgtttaaatagatACATGGCTGATTCAACAAATAAGTCCTCTTCATCTAGTAATCCTAATTAAAAGAGAGTAAGAGGTCCAACTTTGATGACACAAATTGAAAAAGTTCATCAAACGGGTGAAAAGATAAAGGTCGAGATTGATCTAAAAACCTATGAATGTATTGGTGTTGGTAAAAAtgctgcaaattttaagaattataTAGCATCTCTAGCTCGACAGAGATGTTGTATTTTGAAAGATGAGTGGAAAGACATAAATAATGGGATAAAAGACGCTATATGGCATGATGTTCAGGTATTTTAAATTCAacatgttattatattttataatcatatatatatatatactaacaaCATATGCCATATACTGTATGTGTAGGCTCATTTCACTATTCGAGACTGTTTTGTTAAAGTCAAGGATGGTAAAATCAAGGATCCGTTAAAGAAGGAATGGATTAAATATGTGGGGGAGAGATGGAGAGGTTTTAAGACACAACTCACAGACGAGTATGTTAATAATCCCAAAAAAGATCTCTCTCCTGCACATGTCAGGTATAATTTTATTaaagaagaagtatgggaagagTTTCTGAAGTCTCGAGATACCCCCGGATTTAAGGTTAGTAGGAattatatttgagtttttttaagtaacatttttattatgtttagtgATAACTttttgattttataattaataggAAAAAATTCGAAAGGGTAGGGAAAATATGGCTAGAAATTTATACCCACATGTATTATCTCGTGGAGGGTATCGCTTGCTTGAGgagaaaattaaaaatgaaaagatATCATCAAGAGATGATTCTACATTAGATGATAATGGTAGTCCATCTCCACCGTCACGCCATGAGTTATGGAAGAGAGCACGACAAAATAAAGGAGGAGAATACACATCAAAGTCCACACAAGCTGTTGCAGAGAAAATTGTAAGTAAAACTTGGAAATTACTCTCAAGCATCATTATATTTGTGATTGATAAAAACTATTGAAATTTGCTGTGGTTTTTGCATTTTGTATGATTCTCTAgttgaagaagctgaaaaaggTGTCTTTGTTCCACATGGATGTAACGATATCTTAACAGCAGCCATTGGAACATCTGAGCATGGCGGTCGTGTTCGTGGTGTTGGAAAGCACCATAAACAAAGAACTTACTTTGGAAGGTCGTCTTCACGTCAAGAACAACATATAGATGTAAATGAACAACTTGAACAACTTTCATCACAATTGGAAGCAAGACTTAGAGCTGATTTTGATCAAACGTTGGTTGAAGAGCGTAAGGCGATGCAACAATCTTTTATGGAGACACTTAAGTCTATGGGTTTATCGCAAAGCACAGATAATAATAAATGCATTGAAACAGTGGATATTGTCGAAGGAAGCGGTAGAGGAAGTTGTTCAGCTGCAAAAGGAAGCACAAAAGACGTGGAAGTTGTTCAGCTGCAAAAGGAAGCACAAAAGACGTGGAAGTTCACGATGTTCAGAGATTGTTACTCATGGTTGTGAAAATGGCTGACAACCACTTGGATCTAGAACTGAGTCATTGTAAATCTGCAGTTCATTTTTTAATGTCAGCTAAGTGTATCAGAGAGTTGTTAATGGGTTTTCATTGGCTTGACGTGTCTACTCTGCAAGTTTGGTGCACGTaagtatattttcttttttattactaTCAATATCTACTAATAGGTTATATCTCTCATCACTtcgaatctaatgtttattttaaaattattcaggtaTATTCATCGTGtatgtattgataattccacatcAGAAGTATATGGAATTAGGGACCCAGCAATGTGTATGTATACAAATAATGTTCCAAAAACTATAGCGGCTGTTAAAAAATACATACAAGATAAGTTAATGCTGGAAAACAGAGTTTGCCACTTACTACCACTTATTCATGggtaagtttttatgaaattctgctttctattttttaattttgataacataGATATTTTATGTGACTTTTGTGTTTCCAAACACACGTACAGAAAACATTGGCAATTAATAGTCATGTGTCCAAGAGACAATACTATAGTCTTCTTTTGTTCATTTCATCTAGAAATTGATAAAGCCACgaagaaaattgttacaacataagttttttttatgtgaatttgttataatatagtatatatcatatatatacataaattgttacaaaattaatttcatattttatgtggctttatatgattttttttttgaattagtgCTTTTGAGGTTCATCAATTTGCAAATGGGAATAGAAAAAAGGCTACATGGCTTCAGCCCAATGTAACTgatgtaaattataattctatatttaattttatgataattattcaCTAATTATGTCATCCGTTTGTAGACAAGGAAGTAAAATAACTCTAATGATTGCAGGtactatgtgatgaaaaatatgttggataTTGTCTCTGCCAATATAACTGAATCTTGGATGCATGtaataaaataactttaatttgttatttactttgcgttttgcaacttaatgtgaattttcaaagaataactATATATTGCTATTTACGTATTGTAGGTATTTGATGATCCTACAACATTAACACAAGAAGATTTGTAAGATTTGCGACTCCGTTGGGTaaaatgtttctttgagttatataaagaATAACTTTATCTTTCTCGTGGATGCATGTTGGTTTTTCAAGTGCGCGAAAGGACttaaatggttggatattttttCTGTTGTTATTTTGTAGTAGTAAACCGTGTGTAaacctttcttatcattttgtacacttgtgaatcctagattaatacttttgtaTAGTTTgacgagtatatatatatatatatatatatatatatatatatatatatatatatatatatatatatgcatcttaGTTATTTGGTGCAATTAAATGTGGTCTATGTGGTGTGGGAAAAATGTGCAAAATAGCGACCTAACTTTGGTCTGTGTGGTATTTGAATCTTATATGGAAAATTATgtacaaaaaaaattacaggttaaaataggaaaaatagGAAAAACAACCATTATATGCTTAAAAGCAAAAAACATATTACATTGGGTATTATGAAAACCGATGTAATAACCAgtctattacatcgggcaaaTCTGAAAACCGATGTAAGAACTTCCTATTACATCGGTCAAAGTGAACAACCGATGTAAAAGGTGTgcgtatattttttttattaaaaatttgcaTTATTTATCACATCAGACATCTGAATTCAACCGATGTGGATGTTAATTTTTCACATCGTGccttggcccgatgtaaaatgtctcagaCTTATTACATCGCTTGGCTTTACATCGGACCCCGAACCGATGTAAAAAGTGcttttcgcccgatgtaaaaagtactttttgCACTAGTGTACCAAGCCTAAGCCTGACTTGCTAAAATATTCAAAGTCTAAGTTTGGCTTCCTATAGTCTATTATAGACTTATTTGTAGGCCCGAGCCTAGCCTTTTTGAAGACCTGGTTGGCCTACTAGCCTACTTAAAAGTATGCTTCATTTAAACATTTGATAATAAGCAATTGAACTAATGCAAAATAGATTGATAAAGTAAAAGATCAATGAATCTAATGTTTTTTTTTCGTTTTCTCATTCGATTTTACCTATTAGAAAAatgttttgtgatattatttgtttgaatgaacttataaaaacaattaatgacaacaacttataacattgttcatattgtttttttaacttattttcacaagttcttcaaaataattatgctttattttcgtattttaattcaaagtacaaaatacaATGTAACAATAATAAATGTatccatatttatttaaataggccggtctGATAGgtttaaaatacttttttatgACCCATAGTCTGGACTTTTTAGCTAAGTAAGCTTATAAAAATGCATagaccttttctatttaaaaaaaagtctAGCCCGTGTAGGCAAGGCCTTAGGTTCCTGTTAGTTGGTCTGACCTATTCTCACCCCTACATGCCTTTGTGATTGGTGACTTAGTGCATTAAATGGTGTTAGCTACTATTTTTGGTTGCTACATTTGTTCATTGTGTTTAGCAAATAACTTGTGTTTCCAGAGGTGAGGTTTGGGACTTAAGAAACTAGAATATTATGGTCGAATATTTGTACTAAGCTTCGTGTCATATAGGATcgttccccagccaagggtaagATCCTCATTTTTGCCTCTCGGGCTTAGCTCAGATCAATGTAGACATCTCTAGGTTCCACTGCATACGCCCTTAGATTATCTAGATTCGAAGGGGAGGTGTGCCACTTACACAAAAATAAGTGGTTAATGTCTCAAATGAGAAGTCATGCAATTGATGAATTTAAGGCATATATAgtctgaaggtggagaaaaacacaagaaagaggggTTTGGATTGTGTTCTTCAATATTTATTTCCCTTTCtataaatcttttctttcttctagtATCTCATCTTCTTGGATATGCTTTGGATAATATTGTGGAAGCATAACAATGCATAGCCTACGAGATatacattcatttagtttcttttcttcctCAAAACTTCTGACTTTGTTAAGCATAATTCTGAATAAGGACAACATGGAAATTATGGGTTAAATGAAGGTTCAGAAAGTAagagacacattcatttttatcctggttcaccttctcaacaaggctacctccagtccaccctcctcaggtgattttgcctctttccatagaggacttaatccactataatcaatcttgattacaactgcacaagCAACCTACTTGTGACTAATCATCCGCACAAGCTACCCGTAagtgactaaccctagatgaTGAATCGTTCTGtgatctcagcaagatataacgttcatcaacctAGAAACTCCTACATAAGCTATCTGCAAGTGACTAACTCTAGAcaatgaaccgttcagtgatctcagcaagatataacgttcattgacCTAGACACCTCCAATAGTCTAACTAGACCTCTTGGACATCTCAAGTATCTGAATGAGAAAGATACTCAAGGAACACCAATTCAAACTAGAATTGTTCTTttggagattacaagtgtgcttcttatCAAGCAGATTTTCTCGTATTCTGATCGCTTATTGTTTATGACACACTGACTaaaagtcacttctggtgcctaagcAATTTATCAGAAGATTCCTAAGGAACAACacaatacgagcaacaactcttgtgttttacatattattacaagaattaaaaacaaaattttgtagTCTTCTTGGCTTTATCTTCTGGTAGAGATcttattttctttgtttgataAGCTGATTTCAAGCAACAACTCTTGTTTGGAATGCTTCTTTATCTTGATCTCTATCTTCATTCTTCGGAAAGCGGattaagagcaacaactcttgtttCAACGTGCTTCTTTAACTTGGTCTTCTCTTCTTGAGTAAGGAGATTAGAACTTCAACTCTTGAATGTAactccttcttgtaagaccatcttcttTAATTATGAATAAGCAGATATGGAGCAACAAATCTTGTGTTGATTGCTTCTTGTgtattgatcttcatcttcttcttcaataatGATCATGGAGCTTGTTACAGCCAATAACACATTAATGAACttaagtaaacatgaaacactatATAGAAAGAACTCAGTGTATTTAGTTTCTTTAGTCATTCAATGTGAAGATTATTTGGACCGATCATGTATTTGTGGATCTCTCTCAGATATATTTCCAACTCTCATTACTCCATATGAGTATACTGCAAAATATGAAGACTTTTCTATTTCTCACTTAAGATTTTCTTGTCATAGGCTTATGTTGTGTATGTCAACAATCTTGTTTTTCTTATCACACACTTTGTGTATGTTGCCTCTTATGGTGCAGTTATTTTTCTTACATTCTCATTTTTGCACACACACTTGCACTTTCAAGGTTCTACTCTTTATATAGAATTCTGGTATATTACCGTTGGAGCATAATCGTTAAACCATATTTGAACATAGCATTTAATGCTTGGTAGAGTTTAAATCAGGAAATACCTATTTCCAAGGCGAATCTTATCTTTGGTGTTGGTGGCGTGTCTTCTTTTCACTCTTCCAAGATGTAGACCAAAATAGATGTCATGATTTTTTCTTTACTTTTAGTCTCGTGATTGCTTGCATGAGACTTAATTGGAGCAATTTATGATGTTCATAGAAGTTTCGGATCACTAGGTCAGAACATCTTTGTTGGCATTACTCGTGAACGTTGATGTTGCTTGTTTTCTGATGAAGTTTATAAGAGTGATTTTGTTCTTTGAGAAACAGAGTTTTTGTTTCTTTGAtaacttctgatcttctgatttTGTTTGTTGAACTTGCTTTCAGTCATAACATCTCATCATTTAATGATATTacatttctttgatcttcttgttGTTTTGAGACTTCATGCATCGGATGTTTCTGATCTTTTGCATTCTTCA is part of the Vicia villosa cultivar HV-30 ecotype Madison, WI linkage group LG2, Vvil1.0, whole genome shotgun sequence genome and encodes:
- the LOC131648842 gene encoding uncharacterized protein LOC131648842 — encoded protein: MMISGPKQPRNDIDVYLSPLIDDLKVLWEEGVDVFDAHSSEQFNMHAMLFCTINDFPAYGNLSGYKVKGHKACLICEKDTCYHQLEKGKKTVYLGHQKFINRYHPYRRLRKAFNGEQEHGVAPKPLTGEEVYQRQQGITAVFRKYQKRPIVKNIWKKSVIGTLLNIQGKTKDAINARIDLGVMANKTYLPPACYTLSRKEKTSFCECLESIKVPHGYSSNVKRLVSVKDLKLVGLKSHDSHVLMQQLLPVAIRGILPNNARKTITRLCLFFNSICCKAIDPLKLDDLEKEATIILCQLEMFFPPSFFDIMVHLIVHLVREIRLCVPIFLRWMYPIERYMKILKGYTKNPHRPEASIIERYIAEEAIEFCSNYLSEVNVVGVPKSRHDGRREGVGTQGLKIKSLSIDVVVQAHLYILNNMDEVQPYLSAHKSIIKKKYPKMNERGLLKEYNKSFSEWFKEKIASDDSASKTIKWLSYEPKCNIITWSGFDINKTSFYTNSKDDRSTTQNSGVMIVAESMHFSSAKDKNPVMASTPYFGVIEEIWEVDYVVFKVLVFKCKWVNINSGVRIDEFGVTLVDLSKLAYADEPFIMASQAKQVFYVTDPSNKRWSVVLQGKVHDSDENLDTNLDISETPPFSTNVPTFIEENVEDYVLAIRIDHEEGIWEN